From one uncultured Bacteroides sp. genomic stretch:
- the lysA gene encoding diaminopimelate decarboxylase, which yields MKNIFPLDKFRELRTPFYYYDTKVLRDTLSAIKKETAKHSNYHVHYAVKANANPKVLGIIRESGLGADCVSGGEIRAAVKAGFPVDKIVFAGVGKSDWEINLGLDYGISCFNVESVPELEVINELAQAKAKVANIAFRINPNVGAHTHANITTGLAENKFGISMQDMDKVIDLALEMKNVKFTGLHFHIGSQILDMSDFVALCNRVNELQERLFARRIIVEHINVGGGLGIDYDHPNRQPIPDFQSYFVTYTEHLKLRPEQALHFELGRAVVGQCGSLISKALYMKQGTNKKFAILDAGMTDLIRPALYQAYHKIENITSDEAVEMYDVVGPICESSDVFGKSIDLNKVRRGDLIALRSAGAYGEIMASGYNCRELPVGYTSDELV from the coding sequence ATGAAAAATATATTTCCTCTTGATAAGTTTCGCGAACTTCGTACTCCTTTTTATTATTATGATACAAAGGTGTTGAGAGATACGCTATCGGCGATAAAGAAAGAAACGGCAAAGCATAGCAATTATCATGTGCATTATGCTGTGAAAGCGAATGCTAATCCCAAAGTGTTGGGCATTATCCGCGAGAGTGGTTTGGGGGCCGATTGTGTAAGTGGCGGAGAGATTCGTGCGGCTGTTAAAGCTGGCTTTCCGGTAGATAAAATTGTATTTGCCGGTGTGGGTAAGTCCGATTGGGAAATAAATCTGGGACTCGATTATGGCATTTCCTGTTTTAATGTAGAGTCTGTTCCCGAGCTGGAGGTAATCAATGAACTGGCGCAGGCCAAAGCCAAAGTGGCTAATATCGCTTTTCGTATAAACCCTAATGTAGGTGCGCATACACATGCCAATATCACTACCGGCCTGGCCGAAAACAAATTCGGAATCAGTATGCAGGATATGGATAAGGTGATTGATCTCGCTCTCGAGATGAAGAACGTGAAGTTTACCGGATTGCACTTTCATATCGGTTCGCAGATTTTAGATATGAGCGACTTCGTGGCACTTTGTAATCGCGTTAATGAATTGCAAGAGAGGCTCTTTGCTCGTCGCATCATTGTAGAGCATATAAATGTAGGCGGAGGTTTAGGGATTGACTATGATCATCCTAACCGTCAGCCTATTCCCGATTTTCAAAGTTATTTTGTGACGTACACTGAACACCTGAAACTTCGCCCCGAGCAGGCATTACACTTCGAACTGGGCCGTGCTGTGGTAGGACAATGCGGAAGTCTTATCAGTAAAGCGCTCTACATGAAGCAGGGAACTAATAAAAAATTTGCGATTCTGGATGCCGGAATGACTGATCTTATTCGGCCGGCGCTTTATCAAGCCTATCATAAGATAGAGAACATAACATCCGATGAAGCTGTGGAGATGTATGATGTGGTCGGACCTATTTGTGAGTCGTCCGATGTGTTTGGTAAATCTATTGATTTGAATAAAGTTAGACGTGGTGATTTGATTGCTTTACGTTCCGCCGGAGCTTATGGCGAAATAATGGCTTCCGGTTACAATTGCCGGGAATTGCCTGTAGGCTATACCTCCGATGAGTTGGTGTGA
- a CDS encoding ferritin, with protein MITKKLQEAINGQIAAELWSGNLYLSMSFYFEKEGFSGFASWMKKQSQEEIGHAYAMADYLIKRGGEAKVGKIDVVPGGWGTVIEVFEHSYEHECHVSKMIDELVSLASADKDNATQDFLWGFVREQVEEEATVQGIIDKLKKAGDAGIFFIDSQLGQRK; from the coding sequence ATGATCACGAAAAAATTACAAGAAGCTATTAATGGACAGATCGCAGCAGAGTTGTGGTCGGGCAATCTTTATTTATCAATGTCTTTCTATTTTGAGAAAGAAGGTTTTAGCGGTTTTGCTTCGTGGATGAAGAAACAATCTCAGGAAGAAATAGGACATGCTTACGCCATGGCCGATTATCTGATTAAACGTGGCGGAGAAGCGAAAGTGGGCAAGATTGATGTAGTACCCGGCGGTTGGGGCACAGTTATCGAAGTATTTGAGCATTCGTACGAACACGAATGTCATGTTTCAAAGATGATTGACGAACTGGTTAGCTTGGCTTCTGCCGATAAAGACAATGCTACACAGGATTTTCTTTGGGGGTTTGTACGCGAGCAGGTAGAAGAAGAAGCAACTGTACAGGGCATTATAGATAAACTAAAGAAGGCTGGAGATGCCGGCATATTCTTTATTGATTCTCAGTTAGGTCAGAGAAAGTAA
- a CDS encoding dicarboxylate/amino acid:cation symporter, giving the protein MSVLKNYAFTICLIVGVLIGGICGLVFGEGASIVKPIGDIFLNIMFVLIVPLVFLSVSSAIYNMKQMNMVGKVITNIAFVFLISATIAAITAYTLTLFYNPLEGIDKAALMANLPKHAEIAQLSAGELFVNTFTVPDFLQLFTKSNLLPLILFSVFFGLATAFSGEQGKTVAGVLNSGMTVILRMMRIIMYAAPIGLGCYFADTVGRVGGQILNGYLNAFLLFLVLTVICYVGLNSFYVWLAGGKKALFAFWRNIITPSLTAIATSSSAACIPINIEASRKMGVPGSIAETVIPLGTNIHKDGSVMGGVIKIVFLLTIFGQDTGLSGNLFFIIGVSLLVGTVMGAIPSGGMTGELLICSVFGFSPQLAGTLMVISTIIDVPATLLNSTGNIVSSILVTRLTEGKKWTKGIALSEDDKDL; this is encoded by the coding sequence ATGAGTGTATTGAAAAATTATGCATTTACTATCTGTTTGATTGTAGGTGTTTTGATAGGAGGAATTTGCGGACTCGTTTTTGGTGAGGGTGCATCTATTGTAAAGCCAATAGGAGATATTTTTCTTAACATCATGTTTGTCCTTATTGTACCACTGGTTTTTCTGAGTGTCTCTTCTGCTATCTATAATATGAAACAGATGAATATGGTGGGCAAAGTAATAACAAACATAGCATTCGTTTTTCTGATCTCTGCTACTATTGCTGCTATCACAGCTTATACGCTTACCCTCTTTTATAATCCTCTTGAAGGGATTGATAAAGCGGCATTGATGGCTAATCTGCCCAAACATGCCGAGATAGCTCAGCTCTCAGCCGGCGAACTGTTTGTTAACACTTTTACTGTTCCAGACTTTCTGCAGTTATTTACAAAATCTAATTTACTGCCGCTTATTCTATTCTCGGTATTTTTTGGATTGGCTACGGCTTTTTCGGGCGAACAAGGTAAAACAGTGGCAGGAGTGCTCAATTCGGGCATGACAGTTATATTGCGTATGATGCGCATTATCATGTATGCTGCTCCCATTGGCTTAGGTTGTTACTTTGCCGATACTGTTGGGCGGGTAGGAGGGCAAATATTGAATGGCTACCTTAATGCCTTTCTATTGTTTTTAGTTCTCACGGTGATTTGTTATGTAGGGCTCAATTCTTTCTATGTATGGCTGGCAGGAGGTAAAAAGGCTCTTTTTGCTTTTTGGCGAAATATCATCACGCCTTCACTCACGGCTATTGCCACATCCTCCAGTGCTGCCTGCATTCCTATCAATATAGAAGCCTCTAGAAAAATGGGTGTGCCCGGGAGTATAGCCGAAACTGTGATTCCTTTGGGAACTAATATTCATAAAGACGGATCGGTGATGGGAGGGGTAATTAAGATTGTTTTTTTATTAACCATTTTTGGTCAGGATACCGGTTTGTCCGGAAATCTGTTTTTCATTATAGGTGTATCTTTGCTTGTGGGAACCGTAATGGGAGCAATTCCCAGTGGCGGTATGACCGGCGAACTACTAATTTGCTCCGTATTTGGCTTTTCTCCCCAACTGGCCGGAACTTTGATGGTCATTAGTACTATCATCGATGTACCGGCTACATTACTTAATTCCACAGGCAATATTGTCAGTTCCATTTTGGTGACCCGGCTCACAGAAGGGAAGAAGTGGACAAAAGGAATTGCTCTGTCAGAGGATGATAAGGATCTATAG
- a CDS encoding DUF5723 family protein, whose product MDKISIKKILKRSFFLLLLHVISSNSFAQYLRTSYFMENATNRLQLNPAFQPTRGYIAIPVIGSFQASASSNALGVSDVTDIINSKEDFWDNDKFFDRLKTDNRVNVNLNTNIVSLGFYRGKSFWSANIGVRADVNASIPRTMFDYLREVNNSEPIDLLGKDFSINNQQMNATVYTEIGLGYSREIIHRLTIGGRMKMLLGSANINMDMRDLKIEENLTSGTIISHGTLNVSMPGTAVETKTDDNGTEYVNKVKYDKAGVAGYGMAVDFGATYQLLNNLKLSASIVDLGFISWSKNSTTTAVANQERTIEYKGYGTASDGDVLDMKYMGYAIQSPKSKTTSIASTLVLGGEYTFFQNQLGLGVLSTTHFSEPKTISEFTFSANYCPKSWFNVALSYSTMQNNRQTFGLGLKLGPVFVGTDYMFLGNSSKTKDVNAYLSITLPLGKSRAASRSN is encoded by the coding sequence ATGGACAAAATTAGTATAAAAAAAATCTTGAAGAGGTCTTTCTTTCTTCTCCTCTTACATGTTATTTCTTCTAACAGTTTCGCCCAATACCTGCGCACCTCCTACTTTATGGAAAATGCCACCAATAGGTTACAATTGAATCCTGCCTTCCAACCCACACGCGGATATATAGCTATTCCGGTCATCGGATCTTTTCAGGCTAGTGCATCATCCAACGCATTGGGAGTAAGTGATGTGACTGACATCATCAATTCCAAAGAAGATTTTTGGGATAACGATAAGTTCTTCGACCGACTGAAAACCGACAACCGGGTAAATGTTAATCTGAACACCAATATTGTTTCATTAGGTTTCTATCGGGGCAAAAGCTTCTGGTCGGCCAACATAGGAGTACGTGCAGACGTTAACGCTTCCATTCCGAGGACAATGTTCGACTATCTTCGCGAAGTGAATAACAGTGAACCGATTGACCTTTTAGGCAAAGATTTCTCTATCAATAATCAACAGATGAATGCTACGGTTTATACAGAAATAGGACTCGGCTATTCCCGAGAAATCATCCATCGTTTAACCATAGGAGGCAGAATGAAAATGCTATTGGGTAGTGCTAATATAAATATGGATATGAGAGATTTGAAAATAGAAGAAAACCTGACCTCCGGCACAATAATAAGCCATGGGACTTTAAACGTTTCTATGCCAGGCACAGCCGTAGAAACAAAAACAGACGATAACGGAACAGAATATGTCAATAAAGTAAAATATGACAAAGCAGGCGTAGCCGGATATGGTATGGCAGTTGATTTTGGCGCTACTTACCAATTATTGAATAATCTTAAACTGTCCGCTTCCATTGTCGACCTTGGTTTCATTTCTTGGTCCAAAAATTCCACCACCACTGCCGTTGCAAATCAAGAACGAACAATTGAGTATAAAGGATACGGGACAGCTTCGGATGGTGATGTTCTGGATATGAAATACATGGGATATGCCATTCAAAGCCCGAAATCAAAAACCACCTCTATCGCCTCCACATTGGTGCTAGGCGGCGAATACACTTTTTTTCAGAACCAGTTGGGATTAGGTGTGTTATCTACCACTCATTTCTCTGAACCTAAAACAATTTCGGAATTCACATTCTCTGCCAATTATTGTCCCAAAAGCTGGTTCAACGTTGCCCTAAGTTACTCCACCATGCAAAACAACAGACAAACATTCGGATTAGGACTTAAACTGGGTCCTGTATTCGTAGGTACGGATTACATGTTTCTGGGCAACAGTTCGAAAACAAAAGATGTAAATGCTTATCTGAGCATTACTCTTCCTTTGGGAAAAAGCAGAGCTGCTTCTCGGAGCAACTAA
- a CDS encoding DUF2721 domain-containing protein: MEELTLTTPALLFSAISLILLAYTNRFLSYAQLVRILKDRYEENPSAVAAAQIANLRKRLFLTRTMQELGIGSLFLCVVSMFLIYVGLQLFSAYVFGLALLLLIASLGVSLREIQISTHALELHLGTMEGKKEL; the protein is encoded by the coding sequence ATGGAAGAATTAACTCTCACTACTCCGGCGTTGTTGTTTTCAGCCATTTCCCTCATCCTACTGGCTTATACAAACCGATTTCTCTCTTATGCCCAATTGGTACGTATACTCAAAGACCGGTACGAAGAGAATCCGTCGGCAGTGGCTGCCGCACAAATAGCCAATCTGCGTAAGCGGCTATTCCTAACACGCACCATGCAAGAATTGGGCATAGGCAGCTTATTTCTCTGTGTAGTAAGCATGTTCCTCATCTATGTAGGTTTACAACTATTTTCAGCTTACGTATTTGGTCTGGCATTACTCCTGCTTATCGCTTCACTCGGCGTTTCTCTGCGTGAGATACAAATATCAACCCATGCGCTAGAACTTCATCTAGGCACAATGGAAGGAAAAAAAGAGCTTTAA
- the kbl gene encoding glycine C-acetyltransferase, with translation MYGKMKEYLGNTLTEIKEAGLYKEERLIESAQQAAITVKGKEVLNFCANNYLGLSNHPRLIAAAQKMMDRRGYGVSSVRFICGTQDIHKELEAAISDYFRTEDTILYAACFDANGGIFEPLFTEEDAIISDSLNHASIIDGVRLCKAQRYRYANANMDELEKCLQIAQAQRFRVIVTDGVFSMDGNVAPIDKICDLAEKYDALVMVDESHSAGVVGDTGHGVSELYQAYGRIDIYTGTLGKAFGGAMGGFTTGRKEIIGLLRQRSRPYLFSNSVAPAVVGAGIEVFRMLKESHELHDKLVDNVNYFRNKMLAAGFDIKPTQSAICAVMLYDAKLSQTYAARMLEEGIYVTGFYYPVVPKEQARIRVQLSAGHNKVHLDKCINAFIKIGKELGVLK, from the coding sequence ATGTACGGTAAAATGAAAGAATACCTCGGTAATACTCTTACCGAAATAAAGGAAGCCGGTCTTTATAAAGAAGAAAGGCTGATTGAAAGTGCCCAACAAGCTGCTATCACTGTAAAGGGCAAGGAAGTACTGAACTTTTGCGCCAACAACTACCTGGGGCTGTCCAATCATCCACGCCTTATTGCTGCCGCACAAAAGATGATGGATCGTCGCGGATACGGCGTGTCATCCGTTCGCTTTATTTGCGGAACACAAGACATTCACAAGGAGCTGGAAGCAGCCATTTCCGATTATTTCCGCACAGAAGACACTATCCTTTATGCCGCTTGTTTCGATGCCAATGGTGGCATATTCGAACCACTCTTTACAGAAGAAGACGCCATTATCTCCGACTCACTAAATCACGCCTCTATCATCGATGGCGTACGCTTGTGTAAAGCACAGCGCTATCGCTATGCCAATGCCAACATGGATGAGTTAGAAAAATGCCTCCAGATAGCACAAGCACAACGTTTCCGCGTAATAGTAACAGACGGCGTTTTCTCTATGGATGGCAACGTTGCCCCGATAGACAAGATATGCGACTTAGCTGAAAAATACGACGCGCTGGTAATGGTGGATGAATCGCACTCGGCTGGTGTAGTAGGTGATACAGGGCACGGCGTGAGCGAACTATACCAAGCTTATGGTCGCATCGATATATATACCGGAACACTGGGCAAAGCCTTTGGCGGTGCCATGGGAGGCTTTACCACCGGTCGCAAAGAAATCATCGGTTTATTGCGCCAACGTAGCAGACCTTATTTGTTTTCTAATTCTGTAGCCCCAGCTGTTGTGGGAGCCGGCATCGAAGTTTTCCGTATGCTGAAGGAAAGCCACGAACTGCACGATAAGCTGGTAGATAACGTAAACTACTTCCGCAACAAGATGTTAGCGGCAGGTTTTGACATAAAGCCCACACAAAGTGCTATTTGTGCTGTGATGCTCTACGATGCAAAACTATCGCAAACCTATGCCGCCCGCATGCTCGAAGAAGGCATTTATGTTACCGGATTCTACTATCCGGTAGTACCCAAAGAACAGGCACGCATCCGCGTTCAACTTTCGGCCGGACACAACAAAGTGCATCTGGATAAATGTATCAATGCTTTTATCAAAATAGGCAAAGAACTGGGAGTACTAAAATAA
- a CDS encoding NAD-dependent epimerase/dehydratase family protein, whose translation MKNILVIGATGQIGSELTMELRKHYGGAHVVAGYIPGAAPTGELKESGPSVVVDVTDATTIESAVRNYSIDAIYNMAALLSVVAESKPALAWKIGIDGLWNVLELARAYRCSVFTPSSIGSFGPETPHFMTPQDTTQRPRTMYGVTKVSTELLSDYYFHKYGVDTRSVRFPGIISNVTPPGGGTTDYAVDIYYAAVRGDKFVCPIKEGTLMDMMYMPDALHAAISLMEADSSRLIHRNAFNIASMSFAPETIYASICKQVPGFEMVYNVDSLKQTIADSWPDSMDDACARSEWDWQPSYNLESMTTDMLEKLQKKLLNKATIVSQ comes from the coding sequence ATGAAAAATATTTTGGTAATTGGGGCTACCGGACAGATTGGTTCGGAACTTACAATGGAGTTGCGAAAGCATTACGGTGGCGCGCACGTAGTGGCCGGATACATTCCGGGAGCTGCGCCCACTGGTGAGTTAAAAGAGTCGGGACCGTCTGTGGTTGTTGATGTTACAGATGCAACAACCATAGAATCTGCAGTAAGGAATTATAGTATAGACGCTATTTACAACATGGCAGCACTGTTGTCTGTGGTAGCCGAATCAAAACCGGCGCTTGCCTGGAAAATTGGCATCGACGGACTGTGGAATGTTTTAGAATTGGCTCGTGCCTATCGTTGTTCTGTGTTTACTCCCAGTTCCATAGGCTCTTTCGGCCCTGAAACCCCTCATTTTATGACCCCGCAAGATACTACGCAACGTCCGAGGACGATGTATGGGGTAACAAAGGTTTCCACTGAATTATTGAGTGATTATTATTTCCATAAATATGGGGTGGATACACGTTCTGTACGTTTCCCGGGAATAATATCCAATGTTACGCCTCCCGGAGGTGGCACTACTGACTATGCGGTGGATATTTATTATGCAGCTGTACGAGGCGACAAATTTGTGTGTCCGATAAAGGAGGGTACGTTGATGGATATGATGTATATGCCCGATGCTCTCCATGCAGCCATATCACTTATGGAGGCAGATTCCTCTCGATTAATACATCGTAATGCTTTTAATATAGCTTCCATGAGTTTCGCACCCGAAACCATTTATGCTTCCATCTGCAAGCAGGTGCCCGGCTTTGAAATGGTATATAATGTGGATTCGTTGAAACAAACAATAGCAGACAGTTGGCCCGATAGTATGGATGATGCTTGTGCCCGCAGCGAGTGGGATTGGCAACCTTCTTACAACCTGGAAAGCATGACAACTGATATGCTCGAAAAATTACAAAAAAAACTATTGAACAAAGCGACCATAGTGTCACAATAA
- a CDS encoding DUF4348 domain-containing protein: MKKIIAGVIILNLLASCNNKKSNIDPFAPITNLVDSAVHRADSVKNKNKPEEPKPTEADESFNDFIYNFASDDKFQHQRIVFPLPYYNGEVPSKIEERYWKHDDLFTKQSYYTLLFDKEEDMDMVGDTALNSVQVEWIFMRTRMVKKYYFERAKGCWMLQAINLRPIAKSDDERFVEFFARFAADSLFQCERIRQPLTFVTNDPDDDFSIVETTLELNQWFAFKPTLPVERLSNINYGQSNNDNSQTKILALKGVGNGFSNLLYFQRKGGKWELYKFEDTGI; encoded by the coding sequence ATGAAAAAGATAATTGCAGGAGTTATAATTCTGAATCTTTTAGCTTCTTGTAATAACAAGAAGTCAAACATCGACCCCTTTGCGCCGATAACCAATTTGGTGGATTCGGCCGTTCATCGTGCCGATTCAGTTAAGAATAAAAATAAGCCGGAAGAGCCAAAACCTACTGAGGCGGATGAGTCTTTTAACGATTTTATTTATAACTTTGCTTCCGATGATAAGTTTCAGCACCAGCGAATTGTTTTTCCTTTGCCTTACTACAATGGAGAAGTGCCTTCTAAGATAGAAGAGAGATACTGGAAACATGATGATTTGTTCACTAAGCAATCTTACTATACCTTGTTGTTTGATAAGGAAGAAGATATGGATATGGTGGGAGATACGGCGCTTAATTCCGTGCAGGTAGAATGGATATTTATGAGAACCCGCATGGTGAAGAAGTATTATTTTGAACGCGCTAAAGGCTGCTGGATGTTGCAGGCTATTAACTTGCGCCCCATAGCCAAAAGCGATGATGAACGATTTGTAGAATTCTTTGCCCGGTTTGCGGCTGATAGTTTGTTTCAGTGCGAACGTATTCGTCAACCGCTTACTTTTGTAACGAATGACCCTGATGATGATTTTTCGATTGTAGAGACTACGCTGGAGCTTAACCAATGGTTTGCTTTTAAGCCGACGTTACCTGTCGAGAGGTTGTCTAACATTAATTACGGACAAAGCAACAATGATAATTCGCAAACTAAGATACTGGCACTTAAAGGTGTTGGAAACGGATTTTCAAATTTGCTCTATTTTCAGCGAAAGGGTGGTAAATGGGAACTTTATAAGTTTGAAGATACTGGCATTTAG
- the murB gene encoding UDP-N-acetylmuramate dehydrogenase, which yields MIQECNNYSLLPHNTFGIDVKTAHFIEYDTEEDLRRLFTSGKVARPWLPIGSGSNLLFLKDYEGTILHSRINYLKLTDETKEKVHICVGSGVEWDDFVAYCVQHGWYGAENLSLIPGEVGAAAVQNIGAYGVEVKDIIESVTTMDVQGNEQVYAVEACHYGYRHSIFKEIEMQNKIVTSVCFCLRKTEGFTLNYGTIREELKNYSGEPTLPNVRQAIIDIRKNKLPDPSVVGNAGSFFMNPVVDRTKYESLKNDYPDMPYYNVDETRVKIPAAWMIDRCGWKGQTRGAVGVHDKQALVLINKGGAKGSEVAALAEEIKLSVFQQFKIDIFPEVKFV from the coding sequence ATGATACAAGAATGCAACAACTACTCACTCTTACCACATAATACTTTTGGCATCGACGTAAAAACCGCTCACTTCATCGAATACGATACCGAAGAAGATCTCAGGCGGTTGTTCACCTCCGGAAAGGTAGCCCGACCGTGGTTGCCTATTGGCAGTGGAAGTAATTTGTTGTTTCTGAAAGATTATGAAGGTACTATTTTGCATTCGCGTATTAATTACCTGAAATTAACGGATGAAACGAAGGAAAAGGTTCATATCTGTGTTGGGTCGGGCGTAGAATGGGATGATTTTGTGGCTTATTGCGTGCAACATGGCTGGTATGGAGCTGAGAATCTTTCGCTTATTCCGGGTGAAGTGGGGGCGGCTGCCGTACAAAACATCGGAGCTTACGGCGTAGAAGTGAAGGATATTATTGAGAGTGTTACCACGATGGATGTGCAGGGAAATGAGCAGGTATATGCCGTGGAAGCTTGCCATTACGGTTATCGCCACAGCATTTTTAAGGAGATTGAAATGCAAAATAAGATTGTAACTTCCGTTTGTTTTTGTTTAAGGAAAACAGAAGGCTTTACTCTTAATTACGGCACCATTCGCGAGGAACTCAAGAACTATTCCGGCGAACCTACATTACCTAATGTGCGACAAGCCATTATTGATATTCGCAAGAACAAATTACCCGATCCGTCTGTTGTTGGCAATGCGGGGAGTTTCTTTATGAACCCCGTTGTAGATCGCACTAAGTATGAAAGTCTGAAGAATGACTATCCCGATATGCCGTACTATAATGTAGACGAAACACGAGTGAAGATTCCGGCTGCCTGGATGATTGATCGTTGTGGATGGAAAGGACAAACAAGAGGGGCTGTGGGTGTTCACGATAAACAGGCACTTGTGCTGATTAATAAAGGTGGTGCCAAGGGCAGTGAAGTAGCTGCTTTGGCTGAAGAAATAAAGTTGTCTGTGTTTCAACAATTTAAAATAGATATTTTTCCGGAGGTAAAGTTTGTGTGA
- a CDS encoding MBL fold metallo-hydrolase yields the protein MAKLRILGSGTSTGVPEVGCTCPVCLSTDPRDNRLRASSLIDTGDAVILIDCGPDFREQMIHLPFHRIDGVLISHEHYDHVGGLDDLRPFCRFGEVTVFAESTTAHGLRTRMPYCFTDHKYPGVPNIELQDIEVGKSFYIANTEVLPLRVMHGKLPILGYRIGGMAYITDMLTMPDESYNQLHGLDLLVVNTLRIEPHFTHQNLSQALDTARRIGARETYFIHMSHQMGLHAEVEKQLPPHVHFAYDGEEIFF from the coding sequence ATGGCGAAATTAAGAATATTAGGAAGCGGAACGTCGACTGGAGTGCCTGAAGTGGGTTGCACCTGTCCGGTTTGTCTTTCTACCGATCCCAGAGATAACCGCTTGCGTGCGTCTTCTCTTATAGATACAGGGGATGCTGTGATATTAATAGATTGCGGCCCCGATTTCAGAGAACAAATGATTCATCTTCCGTTTCATCGTATAGATGGTGTGTTGATAAGTCATGAGCATTACGATCATGTGGGTGGGTTGGATGATTTACGTCCGTTTTGTCGTTTTGGTGAAGTTACCGTTTTTGCCGAAAGTACTACTGCTCATGGGTTGCGTACGCGTATGCCTTATTGTTTCACCGATCATAAATATCCCGGTGTGCCCAATATTGAGTTGCAGGATATAGAAGTGGGCAAATCGTTTTATATTGCTAATACAGAAGTGCTTCCCTTGCGTGTGATGCATGGGAAATTGCCTATTTTAGGCTATCGTATTGGTGGCATGGCTTATATTACCGATATGCTTACCATGCCCGATGAATCGTACAACCAGCTTCATGGACTTGACCTGTTGGTGGTTAATACGCTGCGTATAGAACCCCATTTTACACACCAGAACCTTTCTCAGGCATTAGACACAGCGCGGCGCATTGGTGCCCGCGAAACGTATTTTATCCACATGAGTCACCAAATGGGTTTGCATGCCGAAGTAGAAAAACAACTGCCCCCACATGTGCATTTTGCTTACGACGGAGAAGAAATTTTCTTTTAA